Part of the uncultured Desulfobacter sp. genome, GTATCCCCCTGGGTAAACTGTTCAAACAGATGGTCCTGTTGGTCAGGGGCTATGCCCACACCCGTATCTTTTACGCTGAAATAAATAAGGGCATCTTCCTTGGTTTCCTGTCTGAGGTGCGCCTGGATGACCACCTCTCCGGTTTTGGTAAATTTAATGGCATTGCCGGCCAGATTGGTCAAAATCTGACGCAGGCGGCCCGGATCGCCCTGGAGCAGTCCCGGCACATCGGCGGAGACCCAGCAGATCAGCTCCAGATCTTTTTCATGGGCCTTGAGGGCCATCATCTGGGCAAAATCATCCATAAAGGCAGACAGTTCAAAATCCAGAATTTCCATATCCAGTTTGCCTGCCTCAATTTTTGAAAAATCCAGAATATCATTGATCAAGGACAACAGGGCGTCGGCACTGGCCTTGGCATTGTTGGTGAAAAGAAGTTGTTCGTCGGACAGATCCGTATCCAGCAACAGGCAGGTCATCCCGATGATACCGTTCATGGGGGTCCGGATCTCATGGCTCATATTGGCCAGGAACTCGCTTTTTGCCCGGGTGGCCATCTCGGCTCTGGCCGCCATCTGGGTTGCCAGGGCCGTCTGTTTTTTTAAATCTTCATTCACGGTCATTAATTCATTCCGGGCCTTTTTAAGCGCCGTGTTGGCCTCCTCGGTCTGCATTAACGAATGCTGCAGTTTTTCCTGGGCCTGTTTGCGCTCGGTAATATCGGTATGGGTACCGAACATCATCAACGGCCTGCCATCCTCGGTTCTGGAAATCACCCGCCCCTTATCCTGCACCCAGACCCAGTCGCCATTCTTGTGCTTCATCCTGCATTCGGCATCGTAAATTTCCAGTTCCCCTGAAAAATGGCGTTCTAAAAGGCCTTCCCTCTTCTTTATATCATCCGGGTGTGCCAGTCTCTCCCTGGTGTCAATGGAAACCGGCGACAACTCCCCAAGGCTGTACCCGCAAATCCGGGCCCATCGTTCGTTAAAGACAGTCTCCCCGGTCTGGATGTTCCATTCCCAGGTTCCCACATCCGTCCCCCGAATAACATTAGCCAGGCGTTCACGCTCTTTTGAGACCTGCATCTGGGCATTGACATAATCGGTCTGGTCGAACATATAGCCGTGGATTTGCACAACATTGCCCGTGCTGTCACGCAACAGACGGGTAAAGTCATAAAACCACCGGTAATCGCCGTTTTGGGTGCGAAGTCTGTAAGTCTGTTCAAAATGCAAGGTGCCGTCTTTAATATATCCGGCCACTTCAGCGCCCACCTCTTTCAGATCATCCGGATGTATCAGCTCCGAATATCTGAAATTGCTGTCCATCATCTGCTCCGGCGTATACCCCAGAATCTGGGCGACATTTTTGGACACAAAGGTTACGGGCCAGTGGCTTTCAGGATTCCAGGAAATGGTGATCACAGGTCCCGCCGCAAAAAGATCCCGCTCTTCACGAAGGGCATCTTCAGCTCTTTGCTGCTCCGTGATATCCACAAAGGTTTCCAAAAGTGCAGGTTGCCCGTTGTAATTAAAAGGCCGAACGGTTTTGATAATGGGAATTTCAACACCCGATGTCGTTAAAAGTGTCCGCCGACGGTTGTCCATCGTCTGCCCAAGGTCTGTCATCGGGCAGGCGCCTTTTTCCGCCGGACAGATGTATTGGATACATTCATGGCCAACGATCCGATCCCGATCTGCGCCGATAAGCTTTGCCGCAGTGGGATTGATGTACCGAATCATGTGATCCGCCCGGCTGATGATAACCACGCCGGCATCCAGGTGTTCAAGAATTTCCCGTTGCCGGGATTCGGCCTCCACCAAGGAAGCCTGGGTTCGAGCCAGTTCTTTAAAACTGTCACCTGCCATCACTGCAATGGCTTGAAATTCATGAAAGGTATAATCAGCAGAATCGACATCTTGGGCCCGAATGGCTTTCTGGAGCAAAGAAAGCTCTTGGTCAACACTTGCGGTAAAACGGCGGGAAGCCATTTTTAAAAGAAGAATCACGCTGAATGTCAGGCTGAAAATAATTAAAAGTTCCACAAAAAATTTGTTGCGCAGCTGTATCCCAAAGGACTGGACGTTGTTTTCAATATCATCCAGGTACAGGCCGCTGCCAACGATCCAGCCCCAGTCATTAATTTTACGGGCAAATGAAATTTTCGGTACCCCCCGGCCAAGACTGGGCTTGTTCCATTTATACTGAACAAATCCGCCCCCGGCATTACCTGCGGCTGCAACCAAACTCTGTACGACTTTTACCCCGTTGGGATCAGTGGTGTCCCAGAGGTTTTTACCCACCAATTCCGGCTGAACCGGATTAAGCAACACAAACCCTCTATCCGTGAAAACAAAAAGATACCCTTCCCCGTTGGCATAAACGTAGGTCTCGAGACCTCTAATGATTTGTTTTTTAATGTCTTGGATTGACATACCTTTTTGAGCCAGACGTTGCCGCTCATAGTTGGTATAATCCACGGCCCGGTTAATCATGGTCCGGATCAAATCTTTTCTTTCATTAAAAATGCTGTGCCGTATCTGCGCCATCTCATTTTTAGCCGCAAACCAGGAGTGCACAGCCAATCCTGTCACCAGAACTGCGCTTAGAAGAATAAGCGCCTGGCGCAAATTTCTGCGAAATACATCAGGCATAGATCGGGAAGCAGGGAGT contains:
- a CDS encoding response regulator; its protein translation is MQFALTHVVCGILIACCVVLSTVFAASAANVDADDRTSHTLKRIFILHAYHKGFSWTDNIEAGIRTALEDVPVEFFVEYLDSKRRPLEVAGPHGLNPDLFPEDTQIRNGPNSKIWPVAIVAGLGMLLLVLAGHSLIRLFSKTELPASRSMPDVFRRNLRQALILLSAVLVTGLAVHSWFAAKNEMAQIRHSIFNERKDLIRTMINRAVDYTNYERQRLAQKGMSIQDIKKQIIRGLETYVYANGEGYLFVFTDRGFVLLNPVQPELVGKNLWDTTDPNGVKVVQSLVAAAGNAGGGFVQYKWNKPSLGRGVPKISFARKINDWGWIVGSGLYLDDIENNVQSFGIQLRNKFFVELLIIFSLTFSVILLLKMASRRFTASVDQELSLLQKAIRAQDVDSADYTFHEFQAIAVMAGDSFKELARTQASLVEAESRQREILEHLDAGVVIISRADHMIRYINPTAAKLIGADRDRIVGHECIQYICPAEKGACPMTDLGQTMDNRRRTLLTTSGVEIPIIKTVRPFNYNGQPALLETFVDITEQQRAEDALREERDLFAAGPVITISWNPESHWPVTFVSKNVAQILGYTPEQMMDSNFRYSELIHPDDLKEVGAEVAGYIKDGTLHFEQTYRLRTQNGDYRWFYDFTRLLRDSTGNVVQIHGYMFDQTDYVNAQMQVSKERERLANVIRGTDVGTWEWNIQTGETVFNERWARICGYSLGELSPVSIDTRERLAHPDDIKKREGLLERHFSGELEIYDAECRMKHKNGDWVWVQDKGRVISRTEDGRPLMMFGTHTDITERKQAQEKLQHSLMQTEEANTALKKARNELMTVNEDLKKQTALATQMAARAEMATRAKSEFLANMSHEIRTPMNGIIGMTCLLLDTDLSDEQLLFTNNAKASADALLSLINDILDFSKIEAGKLDMEILDFELSAFMDDFAQMMALKAHEKDLELICWVSADVPGLLQGDPGRLRQILTNLAGNAIKFTKTGEVVIQAHLRQETKEDALIYFSVKDTGVGIAPDQQDHLFEQFTQGDTSITRKYGGTGLGLAISKKLAEMMGGDIGVISPVPETGPLKSLHPGCLFWFTARFKKQPGSELEHSQRIMPAQLNDVRILIVDDNQTNREILMNQLTGMGAQVSDGADAETALEKLRHSARENIFYDLAILDMQMPGMGGEALGMAIKNEPFGADVALVLLLPLGRRGDVRHFEAMGFSAYLTKPVRHCELTDTLITVLSGASVDQGDNGQSRHSVGDIKPSHVRILLAEDNIINQIVAKGILEKLGYHVDVVANGSQAVWALEKKTYDLVLMDLQMPELDGLEATRMIRNAASNVINPDIPVIAMTANAMAGDREKCLNAGMNDYISKPVDPNILIEKIKTWLNHTPTRNKEPLVVDHKSKQNNRPVTFDAKRLMANLMGDRQLVSIAINTFLEDMPGQIDTLGELIRQGQAQKSGAQAHKIKGASGYVAAGEFHNTALAMEQAGKAEDLKGLEQRLPEIGDQFNRLKRDLEAYLYQLLASDS